Genomic DNA from Fimbriimonas ginsengisoli Gsoil 348:
AATTCGATATGGTTTCATTGCCTGCCGACGCGCTACCCCCTGTTCTGGTGGTAGAGGATGATCCTGTAACCGCAATTCTATTGCGAAGGCATCTGGAGGCGCAGGGGTACGCCGTAGACGAGGCGACCGACGGAATCCTCGCCTTGGAGATGCACCGGAAGAAGCCTTACCGCATCGTGGTTTCCGACTGGATGATGCCGAGCATGGACGGCGTCTCGTTGTGTCGAGAATTTCGCAGCCTTGGGGGCTCGTACGTTTATTTCGTCTTGTGCTCGGCTCGTACGGACCGGTCGGATCGGACAGAGGCGTTCGAGGCGGGAGTGGACGACTTTCTCACCAAGCCAATCGACCGGGGAGAACTCGCGTCGCGGCTGATCGTCGCGCGAAGGATCCTCTCTTCGGAAGACGTTCTTCGACGCCAACGCAAGCAGCTTGAAGAAACGGCTCGCCGGTTGGCAGAAGGAAACGTGGAGCTTCGGGCTCTTTCAAGAAAGTATGCGGGGCTATTCGACGGATTGCCGGTCGCGTGTTTTACCTTCGATTCCGAAGGGCTCGTCCGGGAGTGGAATCGGGAGGCGGAAGTGGCTTTTGGCATTCGGGCGGACGTTGCCGCGGGCGCGCCGGTTTGGAATGTTCTGGGAGGAGCGGACGAAGACGCTTGGTCGGAGGAGCGAGCGCGGCTTCTTATGCTCGGCTCGGGAGGAGACGCCCTCGACTGGTCGCTACGTAGCTCGGATGGTCAGGAAAAGAACTTTGCGGCGAATATCATTTGCGTCCGAGACGACGCGGGCCGGCCGATCGGAGTGGTCTGCGCAAATGTCGATATTACGGCGCGGAAGCGGGCGGAGGCGCAAATCGCCGATTTTGCCCGCCAAGTAAATGCGCAGAAGGTGGAGTTGGAGGCGATGAATCACCAACTCAACCATTTGGTTATCACAGACGAACTCACGGGCCTCGCCAACCGGCGGCACTTCCGCGAGATGCTGATCAGCATCATCGCCGGGCATAAGGAGGTTCCGATCTCGCTGCTGCTGCTCGACTTGGACCATTTTAAGCGGGTCAACGATGCGCGAGGGCACCTCGCGGGTGACCAGGTGCTTCGACAATTCGCGCAGGTTTTGCGCCGCAATGCGAACGAGGGTGAACTGCTGGTTCGATACGGCGGGGAAGAGTTCGCGGTTCTCATCGTTGGCGCCGACCAAGAGTCGGCCGAGCTGGCGGGGGAGCGATATCGAAGGTCGGTGGAAAAGGAAGATTTGGCCGGTCTGGGAGTGACCACCAGCGTTGGGGTCGCAACCGCTTTCGCCTCGGAGACGAGTATCGACGACCTTGTGGGGCGAGCTGACGCGGCACTCTATACCGCCAAAGAGTCGGGCCGAAACCGAGTTTGCACGGCCGATCCGGCATTCGCTGCGCGATTCTATTGATGGTACGCCGTTGCCTATTGCATTTTTTCCTTCGGAACAGAGAATCTGTTGGTGCACTCTATCGTTAGAGACCATGGAGGTAATTGGATGAGGAAGTCTTGGATCGCGAAGGCGGCAGTGGCCGCATCGGTTTTGGCATGTGTCGGAGTTGCGAATGCGCAGACGAACGGCCCTTCGGGCATTTCGGCTCGCATCGGCGTTTTCTTTCCGACGAACGATTTGGCGAGAGACATCGGCAAGACCTGGTTTGCCTTCGGCGCGGACTATAAGTTGAAGGAGATTCCGGCCCCGGAAGCGAACGGCCACGTTTCTTACATAAGCATCACGGGCGACTACTATGAGAAGGATGGCGTCCGGGCGATTCCGATCGCGCTGAACTATAACATCCGCGTGAACCAACTCGTGTTCTCGGCAGGTCTAGGCGTGGATTTCGTGCGCATCGGCACGAGCTCGACCGGTCTTAGTGGCCAATTGGGTGCGACGTACGAGTTCGCGAACAGCGGCTCCACGAGCTACAACCCGTTCTTCGTCCAGGCGAAGTACTTCTTCAGCTCCAAGAGCGACCTGAACGGATTCGGCGTTTACGCCGGCTATCGCTTCTAAGCGAAGCTAAACGACCAAAAGAGAGAGGGAGCGAAACGCGGTTTCGCTCCCTCTCTCTTTTGGTGTTAGTTGCCCGAAACAGAGTCGATTCCACGAAACATGGCCCGTAGCCGGTCGACGATCTCGGTTGGCAGGGGTGGGAGGTTGATTGCGCGCGCATTCTCCCGTAAATGGTCGATGCTTCCGGTGCCGGTCAAGATCACGTCGAGGCCGGGTTCCCAGCGACAGAACCGGTAAGCAGCTTCGGTGACGCTGGAGGCGCCACCTTCTTTCACTAAGAAGCCGAGCGGGTCTTCGGGGTTGAAGCTCTTCGGATCGATGAGTCCTTCGGCGGCGAGCTTTGACATTAGGTCGCTAAGCGCTGCCGGATGGCTTAGGGCGCGCCGAACGGCGAACATGCATAACATACCAACGCTCCGTTCCAAATACGGCTTCAAGGCGATTTCACGGGCCGATTGATTGAGAATGTTGAACCCGACCATGACCACGTCCCAGCAGTCGTCGCGCACGGCCAGTTTGAGCATCTCATGGGTTGGATCCGGGCCAAACGCCTCAGTGACCCCGACGAAGCGGATCTTGCCTTGGCGTTGAGAGTCTTTGAGGACCGGTACGAGGGCGTCTCGGGCGTAGTCGTAATCCTCGACTCGGGCGCCGTGAATGTGAAAGATATCGATATAGTCGGTTTGCAGTCTCTCGAGGCAGGCGTCGATTCGATTACGGTATTCGTCCGGCGTCGATCGCCGCTCCTGCCAGCCAACGCCGGCTTTGGTGGAGATTACGATCTGGTGGCGGGGCACGTCCCTTAGCCCCCGTCCGACGACTTCCTCGGTCCGATATCCTTCGGCGGTGTCGAAGAAGTTGACTCCCAAGTCGAGAGCGGCTCGAACGACGGCTTCGGCATCCACCTCGCTGCGGCCGTAAGAGAGTCCGAGGCGGCTATGGCCACCGGCTCCCAAACCGAGCCGGGAGACTCGTAAGCCGGTTCGGCCGAGCGTGGTGAAGTCCATCAGCCGCTTGTAACCCGGGAGTAGGCTTCAGAGATCCAAGCGCGAAGCTCCTCGTCGATCTCTCCGACGTCTTTGATATCGACTTCGTTGTGGTAGCGCTTCGCGGAAACCTGCTCCGCTTTCGCTACCCGCGGTCCCGCGAGTTGGCGCGCGAGGACGAGGTTCAACCGAAGTCCGTCCTTTCGCGGATGGACTCCGAGGAAAGCGGCTCGTCCGGCCACAACGTGCAAGGAGCTCTTCTTCTCTTCGACCGAGTGGGCTCCCAAGGCATTCAAGACCGGAACGAGACTCCCGTAAATCTCGGAAGCCTTGGGGCGCCCCTCGAAGAGACTGGGAATCATCATCCCATCTTACAACTCGGGGCTCAGAGTCTTACTTCTTTTTGGGGGTAGATCTTGGAACGACCAGGTAGACCCCTTTGTCGAGCCGGTAGGTCGCATTGCTGTTCTTGAGAAGGGTCGTCAGGGCAACGTCTAGGGTCACCTCCCGAACAGAGACCGTCACGACGCCTTGAACCGCGGGGTCGATCGTGTAGTTCGTTGGCCTTAGCTGGAACAGCATGCGTAGAGCGGCGCGCAAATCCATGCGGTCGCACTTGAAGGTCACCGGTTTCGAGGGCGCGACATGGCCGGAGAAGGTTGGGCCGGAGAAGGGAGGAGCCGTGACCGAAGGGCCTTGGTAGGTCATTACGTACACGCCCTTCTTATTTCTAAACGTTCCGTCGATCTGTCGGAGAAGCATTTGCAAGGCGGTTTCGAACGTCACGTTTCTCAGGTCGACCGTTACCGTTCCTTTTAAGACCGGATCTATGCTGTAGCTCTTGTGCGAGTACTCACAAAGCATTTGGAGAGCAGTACGGGCGTCGTACGATTGGAACTCGGCAGAGATCACATCGGGGCGGCCCGCGTCCCCTGCTTCAACTCGCCCGCGGACTTCCAAAGGAGGACCCTGTTGAGGAGAAGAAGCTTCCGCGAGGTTGTACATGGGGAGGGCGCACAGGGTCACAAGGGCGAGTGCGCCAATTGCCGATTTCCGGGCGAGGGAGGGTTTCGAGTCGAAGTGTTTCATGGCATTCAATCTTCGGCGGATCGTTCGGTACGACTCGGACATCGGAAGGGCTCCGGGAACGAGCGACGGGCGCGCCACCACCGAAGCGCGCAATAACATGTCGGCGTAGGTTTGGATCGGCACGCCGGACCATTGGGCCGTGTGCCGATCCGTAGCAGATTCGTGGTCCTGCCTCGCGCATCGAGCCGCGAGCCAAACGATGGGGTTGAAAAAGAATAGTGACTGGACCAGCCAAATGAGACCGAGCCAACTGAGATCCCGCCGACGAACGTGGGCCAGCTCGTGCAGCAGCATGAGCTTTGCGTCGGAAGGAGAGCCGCTTTCAAGGGTCGAGGCAGGCAGCACGATCGTAGCCTTGCGACCACCGACGACCATTGGGCTCTGAATCGAGCGGCTGCAGACAAGCGCCAGTTGGTCGGCGGTTCCGGAGGCGCCTCCGAACTCTTGGAGCAAGTCAAGCAGATATGCGTCCGTCACGGGTCTCGCATGGAGGACGATATGGCCGGCGCGGAGCCGGCCCACAATGCCCGCGCCCAACATGCCGGCGGCTCCCAGGAGCCAGAGGAGAGAGAGCGGATCGAAAGTTAGGTTCTCCGCCTTTTGAGTGATGGGAATGGGTGGGCCGCTGATCAACGGCATGCTTTCGACCACCGGAGCTTTCGCAAGGATGACTTCCGGTATTCCTGCCGGCAATAGGTGGAGGGTGATCGCGGCGAAGGGAAGCAAGCTCACGATCGGCTTAAGGAAAGCCAATCGCCAGATCCATGCCTTTGCGTTGGCGGGAATGGCCGGAGCCAGTTGAAAGATCGCCCACACCATGAGGAAGAGGAGGCTGCTTTGAAGCACCAAGGCAACAAACAGGTCACGTGTCATCGCGTGTTTTCTCCAAGGCTTGAACCAGTTTTCGGAGCTCTTCGAATTGCCGTTCGTCGACCTCGGTGCGACTGCCCAGGTAGGCCACCAGCGGGGCAACCGAGCCCCCCAGCACGCCATCCACGAAGTCCTCTACGAACGATTGGAGGAGCCGTTCTTTCTCCTGCGAAGGGAAATAGTGGTAGACGCCGTCCACCTTTTTCCGCGCGACAAATCCCTTCTGACGTAGTCGCTCCATCATGTTGAGGGCGGTATTCCGGGTCTGCCCCTTCGTCGCAGCGAGGTAGTCGCCAACCTCGGTGACGGATGCTCCACCGCTTTCGGCGATGAATCTCAGAACGTCGCTTTCCGACCTGCCAATGCTCGGTTTCTTCTTCATTTGCTTACCGACAATTGTCGTTGCATGATCTTACAGCAGAAACGACAAATGTCGGTAGAGTTTTTTGAGTGGTGGTTGGTTTGTGAATCGGGAGGATTGGAGAGGCGGCGAGGCTGCCGGGCGTATCCTGTAAGGGAACGATGAGAAAGGTTAAGAGCGGCGGGGGTTGGCAGGCGGTGCGGTATGGGCTGCGGAAGGCTCAGGAACTGGGGCCTCTGCGATTCTATCGGGCGTTAAGCTCGCGGAACGCTTGCAAAACCTGCGCGCTCGGCATGGGCGGGCAGCTTGGTGGGATGCGAAACGAAGCCGGACGCTTTCCCGAGGTCTGCAAGAAGTCGTTCCAGGCGATGGCGGCGGACATGCAGGGCCGCATCGAGCCGCGCTTTTTTGAGACCTACTCTATCGATCAGCTCAAGGGGCTTTCTTCCCGGGAGTTGGAAATGTGCGGACGGATCGTCGATCCGCTCATCGCCGGCCCGGGCGATACTCACTACCGGGTGGCGACCTGGGACGAGGCTCTCGACCTGATCGGAGGCAGACTCAAGGACGCGCCGCCGGAGCGGAGCTTCTTCTATTGCAGCGGGCGCAGCTCCAACGAAGCGGGCTTCCTGCTGAATCTGCTGGCTCGCGCCTACGGTACGAACCATATCAGCAACTGCTCGTACTACTGCCACCAAGCGAGCGGTGTCGGGCTCACCGATTCATTAGGCACCGGAACGAGCACCGTTGCTTTAGAGGACGTCGAGCACTGCGACATGCTGTTCCTCATCGGTGGCAATCCGGCATCGAACCACCCGAGACTGATGACGCTTCTGATGAAGCTGAGAAGCCGGGGCGGCAAGGTCATCGTCGTCAATCCGGTCAAGGAGACGGGGCTCGTCAACTTCAAAGTACCGTCCAACGTCGTCAGCATGTTGTTCGGAACGGAGATCGCCTCGGGGTACTTGCAGCCGACGATCGGCGGCGACATCGCGCTATTCGCCGGGATGGCTAAGCGGCTTATCGAGCGCGACGCGGTATCCAAGGAGTACATCTCCGAACACACCTTGCGCTACGAAGAGGTGCGGCAATACGTCGCCTCGCTCACGTGGGAGGAGGTAGAGGCGGCAAGCGGCCTCAGCCGCGCGCAGGTTCAAGACGTTGCCGATCAGTATGCGAAGTCCAAACGGGCGATCTTCAGTTGGACGATGGGGATCACTCACCACGAGCACGGGGTCGAAAATGTCCAGTGGATCGTCAACCTCGCCCTCTTGCGTGGGATGATCGGCAAGGACGGAGCCGGAGTTATGCCGATACGCGGCCATAGCAACGTTCAGGGTCTCGGCTCGGTCGGAGTCAGCCCCATTCTGAAGAAGGCGGCGTTGGAGCGACTGGAGACGATCGGTCTTAAGTCGCCGGATTTCAGCGGCCACGATACGCTCGCGGCCATGGAAGCGGGTGAGCGAGGCGAAATGGACTTCGGCCTGTGCCTAGGCGGCAATCTCTACGGCGCTAATCCCGACTCCAACTTCGCGGCGAAATCGCTGGGTCAGCTCGAAGTGTTGGTCTACATGAACACGACCCTTAACACGGGCCACGCGCACGGGTTAGGGAAGACGACCGTCATCCTTCCGGTGTTGGCGCGCGACGAAGAGCCGCAGAGCACGACCCAGGAGTCGATGTTCAACTACGTGCGATTAAGCGACGGAGGCCCGGCGCGGCATGAGGGGCCAAGGAGCGAAGTTGCCGTTCTGGCCGATATCGCCTTCCGAGCGCTCGGCGAGGGCGGTCCGCTGGACTGGTCGAAGCTCCATGACCACGACGAGATCCGGAAGCTCATTGCCCGCTTGGTCCCGGGATTTGAGGAGCTCGAGTCGATCGGCGAGACGAAGCGCGAATTTCACATCCCCGGCCGCATTTTGCACGAGCCGAAGTTCCCGACCCCGAGCGGTCGGGCACTGTTCCGGGCTCATCCAATCCCGAAGAATGCTCCGCTAGGAGAGCGGCAGCTTCGGCTGATGACGGTGCGCTCCGAAGGGCAGTTCAACTCGGTGGTGTACGAGGAACAGGACATCTATCGGGGTCAGGAGCGGCGCGACGTGATCCTGATGAACGCGCGAGATATCGAGCGGTTAGACCTCCATGCCGATCAACCGGTGACGGTGCGGAACGAGGTCGGCACGATGCGAAACATCGTGGTCCGACCGTTCGATATCGCGGAGGGCTGCGCGCTGATGTACTACCCAGAGGCGAATGTCTTGGTCCCGCGCAAGACGGATCCCCGGTCCCGAACCCCTGCGTTCAAGGCGGCGGTGGTCACGGTCGAGCCGAGCACGTTCGGGACGATGTTCGAGCTGATCCGACCCGGCACGTTGACGTCGCACCAAGCTTCGTCGCGGGATCGGATGAAGTCTTGCTAGTTTTGTAGCGGACAGCGGGGACGTTTCGGCTCTTCCAAGTCCCAATTTGCCGGAGGAGGATCACGCAAAGGCGCGAAGACGCAAAGGATCCTCGCC
This window encodes:
- a CDS encoding aldo/keto reductase yields the protein MDFTTLGRTGLRVSRLGLGAGGHSRLGLSYGRSEVDAEAVVRAALDLGVNFFDTAEGYRTEEVVGRGLRDVPRHQIVISTKAGVGWQERRSTPDEYRNRIDACLERLQTDYIDIFHIHGARVEDYDYARDALVPVLKDSQRQGKIRFVGVTEAFGPDPTHEMLKLAVRDDCWDVVMVGFNILNQSAREIALKPYLERSVGMLCMFAVRRALSHPAALSDLMSKLAAEGLIDPKSFNPEDPLGFLVKEGGASSVTEAAYRFCRWEPGLDVILTGTGSIDHLRENARAINLPPLPTEIVDRLRAMFRGIDSVSGN
- a CDS encoding BlaI/MecI/CopY family transcriptional regulator, giving the protein MKKKPSIGRSESDVLRFIAESGGASVTEVGDYLAATKGQTRNTALNMMERLRQKGFVARKKVDGVYHYFPSQEKERLLQSFVEDFVDGVLGGSVAPLVAYLGSRTEVDERQFEELRKLVQALEKTRDDT
- a CDS encoding FdhF/YdeP family oxidoreductase, giving the protein MRKVKSGGGWQAVRYGLRKAQELGPLRFYRALSSRNACKTCALGMGGQLGGMRNEAGRFPEVCKKSFQAMAADMQGRIEPRFFETYSIDQLKGLSSRELEMCGRIVDPLIAGPGDTHYRVATWDEALDLIGGRLKDAPPERSFFYCSGRSSNEAGFLLNLLARAYGTNHISNCSYYCHQASGVGLTDSLGTGTSTVALEDVEHCDMLFLIGGNPASNHPRLMTLLMKLRSRGGKVIVVNPVKETGLVNFKVPSNVVSMLFGTEIASGYLQPTIGGDIALFAGMAKRLIERDAVSKEYISEHTLRYEEVRQYVASLTWEEVEAASGLSRAQVQDVADQYAKSKRAIFSWTMGITHHEHGVENVQWIVNLALLRGMIGKDGAGVMPIRGHSNVQGLGSVGVSPILKKAALERLETIGLKSPDFSGHDTLAAMEAGERGEMDFGLCLGGNLYGANPDSNFAAKSLGQLEVLVYMNTTLNTGHAHGLGKTTVILPVLARDEEPQSTTQESMFNYVRLSDGGPARHEGPRSEVAVLADIAFRALGEGGPLDWSKLHDHDEIRKLIARLVPGFEELESIGETKREFHIPGRILHEPKFPTPSGRALFRAHPIPKNAPLGERQLRLMTVRSEGQFNSVVYEEQDIYRGQERRDVILMNARDIERLDLHADQPVTVRNEVGTMRNIVVRPFDIAEGCALMYYPEANVLVPRKTDPRSRTPAFKAAVVTVEPSTFGTMFELIRPGTLTSHQASSRDRMKSC
- a CDS encoding diguanylate cyclase domain-containing protein; amino-acid sequence: MVSLPADALPPVLVVEDDPVTAILLRRHLEAQGYAVDEATDGILALEMHRKKPYRIVVSDWMMPSMDGVSLCREFRSLGGSYVYFVLCSARTDRSDRTEAFEAGVDDFLTKPIDRGELASRLIVARRILSSEDVLRRQRKQLEETARRLAEGNVELRALSRKYAGLFDGLPVACFTFDSEGLVREWNREAEVAFGIRADVAAGAPVWNVLGGADEDAWSEERARLLMLGSGGDALDWSLRSSDGQEKNFAANIICVRDDAGRPIGVVCANVDITARKRAEAQIADFARQVNAQKVELEAMNHQLNHLVITDELTGLANRRHFREMLISIIAGHKEVPISLLLLDLDHFKRVNDARGHLAGDQVLRQFAQVLRRNANEGELLVRYGGEEFAVLIVGADQESAELAGERYRRSVEKEDLAGLGVTTSVGVATAFASETSIDDLVGRADAALYTAKESGRNRVCTADPAFAARFY
- a CDS encoding M56 family metallopeptidase encodes the protein MTRDLFVALVLQSSLLFLMVWAIFQLAPAIPANAKAWIWRLAFLKPIVSLLPFAAITLHLLPAGIPEVILAKAPVVESMPLISGPPIPITQKAENLTFDPLSLLWLLGAAGMLGAGIVGRLRAGHIVLHARPVTDAYLLDLLQEFGGASGTADQLALVCSRSIQSPMVVGGRKATIVLPASTLESGSPSDAKLMLLHELAHVRRRDLSWLGLIWLVQSLFFFNPIVWLAARCARQDHESATDRHTAQWSGVPIQTYADMLLRASVVARPSLVPGALPMSESYRTIRRRLNAMKHFDSKPSLARKSAIGALALVTLCALPMYNLAEASSPQQGPPLEVRGRVEAGDAGRPDVISAEFQSYDARTALQMLCEYSHKSYSIDPVLKGTVTVDLRNVTFETALQMLLRQIDGTFRNKKGVYVMTYQGPSVTAPPFSGPTFSGHVAPSKPVTFKCDRMDLRAALRMLFQLRPTNYTIDPAVQGVVTVSVREVTLDVALTTLLKNSNATYRLDKGVYLVVPRSTPKKK
- a CDS encoding DUF5655 domain-containing protein; this translates as MMIPSLFEGRPKASEIYGSLVPVLNALGAHSVEEKKSSLHVVAGRAAFLGVHPRKDGLRLNLVLARQLAGPRVAKAEQVSAKRYHNEVDIKDVGEIDEELRAWISEAYSRVTSG